In one window of uncultured Draconibacterium sp. DNA:
- a CDS encoding glycosyltransferase family 4 protein, translating into MKVLVLYDYPPSPGGLATQGDLLYKGLVEMGIDVHPVHFESAQEKEWYYRWFEPDVVVGVGYWGHTPQLILHPQRYGVQPIPWLVADGYIANYQEVLNALPLILVTSNWVKEMYVRDGIDGSKIEVLPVGCNTDTFIPFQKNDPKILAVREALGVSPEQLMILTVGGDAASKGAQEVMQALAIIDAQAPDWKYVCKVWPQPRTKTQNLLDLEMAAHLGIEKNVTYATNTISRNFMPYLIGACDIYAAPSRLEGFGMPQVEAGACGKPVISLKAMGMLDTLIHGETALLAKVARKIAVNEVVLGEESGFEDEHKVTFKVPRTVDYRANVQDIAKYLLQLMTDAELREKMGRAGRERVVENFDYRVVAKRFVQIINDKLGIY; encoded by the coding sequence ATGAAAGTATTGGTTTTATATGATTATCCTCCATCTCCCGGAGGACTTGCCACGCAAGGAGATTTGCTTTACAAGGGACTTGTTGAAATGGGAATAGATGTCCATCCGGTGCATTTCGAATCGGCACAGGAAAAGGAATGGTATTACCGATGGTTTGAACCCGATGTGGTGGTTGGAGTTGGCTATTGGGGGCACACTCCACAGTTGATTCTTCATCCGCAGAGATATGGTGTTCAGCCTATTCCCTGGCTCGTTGCCGATGGTTATATCGCCAACTACCAGGAGGTTTTAAATGCACTTCCCCTAATCCTTGTAACGTCAAACTGGGTAAAAGAAATGTATGTTCGCGATGGCATTGATGGCAGCAAAATAGAAGTGTTGCCGGTTGGTTGCAATACGGATACGTTTATCCCTTTTCAAAAGAATGATCCCAAAATCCTGGCCGTTCGCGAAGCGTTGGGTGTTTCACCTGAGCAGTTAATGATCCTTACCGTTGGTGGCGACGCTGCATCCAAAGGGGCACAGGAAGTAATGCAGGCATTAGCGATTATCGATGCCCAAGCCCCCGACTGGAAATACGTATGCAAAGTATGGCCGCAACCACGAACCAAAACTCAAAATTTGCTCGATTTGGAAATGGCGGCACATCTCGGTATCGAAAAAAATGTAACCTATGCAACCAACACTATTTCGCGCAATTTTATGCCCTACCTGATTGGAGCATGTGATATTTATGCAGCTCCTTCGCGACTCGAAGGTTTTGGAATGCCGCAGGTGGAAGCCGGGGCATGCGGGAAACCGGTTATAAGTTTAAAAGCCATGGGAATGCTGGATACCCTAATTCATGGCGAAACGGCACTTCTGGCAAAAGTAGCACGTAAAATTGCTGTGAATGAAGTTGTTCTTGGCGAAGAATCGGGATTTGAAGATGAGCATAAAGTTACGTTTAAAGTACCTCGAACAGTCGATTACCGGGCAAATGTCCAGGATATTGCAAAGTATTTATTGCAACTAATGACTGATGCCGAATTACGCGAAAAAATGGGCAGAGCAGGCAGGGAAAGAGTGGTGGAAAATTTCGATTACCGGGTGGTGGCAAAACGCTTTGTACAGATCATCAACGATAAGTTGGGAATATATTGA
- a CDS encoding glucose 1-dehydrogenase, protein MKRTENKVVIVTGGALGIGRETSILLAKEGAKVAVTDVLDKEGQNLVEEISQSGGVAKFWHLNVADEKEVEKVYAEVVKEFGKLDATVNNAGIAGADKPTHELTEKEWDAVMNINVKGVFFCTKHAIPHLQKSGKGSIVNLSSIYGLIGAGDIPPYHASKGAVRLMTKNDALIYAKDNIRVNSVHPGFIWTPLVEQLGKNNPQFRKQLDSLHPIGHVGEAIDIAYGILYLVSDESKFVTGSELVIDGGYTCK, encoded by the coding sequence ATGAAACGAACAGAAAACAAAGTTGTCATCGTTACAGGCGGTGCTTTAGGAATTGGACGCGAAACAAGCATTTTATTGGCTAAGGAGGGTGCAAAAGTTGCCGTAACTGATGTTCTTGATAAAGAAGGTCAGAATTTAGTCGAAGAAATTAGTCAGTCAGGCGGAGTAGCAAAATTCTGGCATCTAAACGTAGCAGACGAAAAAGAGGTTGAAAAAGTTTATGCTGAAGTGGTCAAAGAATTTGGAAAACTGGATGCCACAGTTAATAATGCCGGAATTGCAGGTGCCGACAAGCCAACCCATGAGTTAACCGAAAAAGAGTGGGATGCGGTTATGAATATAAACGTAAAAGGAGTTTTCTTCTGCACCAAACATGCCATTCCTCACCTGCAAAAATCGGGCAAAGGAAGCATTGTAAACCTTTCCTCCATATACGGTTTAATTGGAGCAGGAGATATTCCTCCCTATCATGCTTCAAAAGGTGCAGTGAGGCTAATGACAAAAAATGATGCACTTATTTATGCAAAAGACAATATTAGAGTGAACTCCGTGCATCCGGGTTTTATCTGGACGCCACTGGTGGAACAGTTAGGTAAAAATAATCCTCAATTTAGAAAACAACTGGATAGCCTGCATCCGATAGGACATGTTGGCGAAGCGATTGACATCGCATACGGAATACTATATCTGGTATCTGACGAATCAAAATTTGTTACCGGAAGTGAATTAGTTATTGATGGAGGTTATACCTGTAAATAA